Part of the Candidatus Thiothrix putei genome, ATGCGTACCGCGTTGGATGCTTGAACCTAGGGGTAAACAGAATACATGAGCTGGTTTGAAAAACTGCGTCTACCATCACGCATCCGCACCGACGTAACGAACACCGAAAAGAAATCCATTCCAGAAGGGCTGTGGCATCAGTGCCCTGCCTGTCAAGCGGTGCTGTACCGGGCGGAATTGGAACGCAATCTGGACGTTTGCCCCAAGTGCAATCACCACATGCGCCTCTCAGGGCGGCGACGTTTGGAGGTGTTTCTCGACCCGCAAGGGCGTGAAGAAATCGGGGCGAATGTTGCGCCGACCGACATGCTGAAGTTTCGTGATACCAAGAAATACAAAGATCGCTTGGTCGCCGCGCAAAAAGAAACCGGTGAGAAAGACGCGCTGATCGTGATGAAAGGCACGGTCTTGGGTGTGCCATTGGTGGCGGCGGCGTTCGATTTCCGTTTCATGGGCGGCTCGATGGGTTCGGTGGTCGGTGAGCGTTTTGTGCGTGGCGCAGAAGCAGCGATGGCGAACAAGATTCCCTACATCTGCTTTGCGGCGAGTGGCGGAGCGCGGATGCAGGAAGCGTTGTTTTCCTTGATGCAAATGTCCAAAACCAGTGCGGTGTTGACGCGCTTGAGCGACAAAGGTGTGCCGTTCATTTCGGTATTGACTGACCCGACGATGGGCGGGGTGTCGGCAAGTTTTGCAATGTTGGGCGATATTCACATTGGTGAGCCGAAAGCCTTGATCGGGTTTGCGGGGCCGCGTGTGATTGAGCAGACGGTGCGTGAAAAACTGCCGGAAGGTTTCCAACGCAGTGAATTCCTGCAAGAAAAAGGCGCGATTGACATGATCGTGCACCGCCGGGATATGCGCGAAACGGTTGCGGATTTGGTAGCCATTATGCAGCACAAACCTTGCCCGATTAACACCACGGTATTGGATGCTGCTTGAAGACGCTCGATGATTGGTTGCGTTGGCAGGAAACGCAATTCCTGACCGAAATCAAGCTGGGGCTGGATCGGATTCGTTGCGTCGCTGAGCGCATGGGCTTGCTGTCTGTACCCGTGCCACTGCTGACGGTGGGCGGGACGAACGGCAAAGGTTCCACCTGCGCCATGTTAACGCGGATTTTGCTGCTGCAAGGTTACAAGGTCGGTACGTATACTTCCCCGCACTTACTGCGCTACAACGAACGCATTGCGCTGAATGGCGTACCGGTAAGGAATGCGGACATTTGTGCCGCTTTCGCCGCGATTGATAAGGCTCGCGATGACATTGATTTGACCTACTTTGAATTCGGCACACTGGCGGCGGTGTGGTGTTTTTTGCAGGCCAAGGTTGATGTGATTGTGTTGGAAGTCGGGCTGGGCGGGCGTTTGGATGCGTGTAATCTGTGGGATGCGGATGTCGCGATTATCACCAGCATTGGCATTGATCACGTGGAATGGCTGGGCAGTACCCGCGAAGCCATTGGCTACGAAAAATCCGGCATTATGCGGGCAGGTAAGCCGGTGGTTTGCGGCGACCCGCAGCCACCCGCCAGCATTGCGCGTGAAGCAGCGCGTATCGGGGCGAATTTGTGGCAATTCGGGCAGGATTTCAGTGCAGAGCATGTGCCACAGCCCGCATTGGTGGGCGATGTGCAACGCCAAAACGCGGCGGTTGTGGTGACAGCTTTGCAACAATTGGCGGATAAATTGCCCGTTTCCCCAGATACAATTGCTGAAGGCTTAGCCAGTGTGAGCCTGATGGGGCGGATGCAGCGGATTCTGGCAGAACCGGAAGTCATCCTTGATGTGGCGCACAATCCCCATGCAGCGACTGAATTAGCGGCATGGTTGAAAAAAAATCCAGTAAACGGCAAAACATTTGCAATTTTTTCTATACTTGCAGATAAGGATGTTGCCGGAGTGCTGAAAATCATGGCGTCGGCGGTGGATGAATGGTACGTAGTGGCATTGTCCAGCAAGCGGGCGCTCAGTCAGGATGATCTGTTAGCACTCATGCGTTCCAATGGCATAAGCCAACCGATTCATGCCTATCCTGATTTCCAGAGTGCATGGAACGTTATGGTTTTAAGCGCAGAAAAACAGGACAGAGTAGTTGCATTCGGTTCTTTTCTGGTAGTATCCGCTATGCTGGAAATAGACGTTTCTCCCCATGGCGCTGGTTCTGCCTGAACAGCTAACAGCACCAACCAACCGTTTTTGAGTGTCAGATTACAAAGGAGCAGTGAATTAAATGGATAATAAGGCTACAACCAAACGAATGATTGGCGCGGTCGTGCTGGTACTTGTTGCCGCATTGCTGTTGGCATGGTTGCTGAAAGGCAAAAACCGTGACGGTCAGCAAGACATGGCAATGAACCAATCGGCTGAAACCAAGCCAATTTTGGGGTTTCCGGGCGTGGGTGGCGATGAGCAAAAACCTACAATTGTTGGCGATGACCCTAATGCGGCTACCCAGCAAACCGGCGCTGGCATTGATGTTGCGCAACAAAATCAAAACGCGGCAGGCACTGCTCAGCAAGCCGGTGGCGCTAACCTGATTCCGGGCATTGATGTTAAATTACCGGAGACTGTTCCTAATACCACGGGTTTTGAAGTACGTCCCGGTATTGGTGGCGAAGTCCGTGATTTAGTCGATACCGACGGTAAAGTGAAAGATGGCATGGGCAGTATGGGAACGGGTAATGCCAAAGCCAACACGCCTGAGACGGGTTCTAAGGCTCCTGTTGCGGCACAACCGACTGCACCAGCCGAAACCAAAACCAGCCAAGTAACTACGCCTTCTGCTTCTCAGAAAGACAAGCCAGCGACCAATACGCCTGCGCCTGAAGAGAAAAAAGCCAGCTCTAAAGTGGTTTTGGTTAACGAGAAACCTGTGCCTAGAGCCGTTTCAGAAGCGGGCGTTGCACAAGCGGCTGCTAAAAAAGCAGCGGAAGAAAAAGCGGCTGCGGCTAAAGAGGCTGCCGAGAAAGCGGCTAAGTTAGCGGCTGAAAAAGCAGCGGCTGCCAAATCGGTTGCATTAGCCAGTGCTGGTGCAGCAGCAGGCAATGCGGCGGGCGGTGCTGGCAGTTTCACTATTCAAGTCTTAGCCAGTGCCGATAAAGCAAAAGCAGACGCTGCCGCAGGCCCACTGAAGGCTGATGGTTACAATGTTGCGGTTTCGACGGCTAATGTTGGTGGCAAGACAGTTTACCGTGTCAATGTGACCGGCTTTGCTGACCGTGCGGCGGCTG contains:
- the accD gene encoding acetyl-CoA carboxylase, carboxyltransferase subunit beta, with the translated sequence MSWFEKLRLPSRIRTDVTNTEKKSIPEGLWHQCPACQAVLYRAELERNLDVCPKCNHHMRLSGRRRLEVFLDPQGREEIGANVAPTDMLKFRDTKKYKDRLVAAQKETGEKDALIVMKGTVLGVPLVAAAFDFRFMGGSMGSVVGERFVRGAEAAMANKIPYICFAASGGARMQEALFSLMQMSKTSAVLTRLSDKGVPFISVLTDPTMGGVSASFAMLGDIHIGEPKALIGFAGPRVIEQTVREKLPEGFQRSEFLQEKGAIDMIVHRRDMRETVADLVAIMQHKPCPINTTVLDAA
- the folC gene encoding bifunctional tetrahydrofolate synthase/dihydrofolate synthase — translated: MKTLDDWLRWQETQFLTEIKLGLDRIRCVAERMGLLSVPVPLLTVGGTNGKGSTCAMLTRILLLQGYKVGTYTSPHLLRYNERIALNGVPVRNADICAAFAAIDKARDDIDLTYFEFGTLAAVWCFLQAKVDVIVLEVGLGGRLDACNLWDADVAIITSIGIDHVEWLGSTREAIGYEKSGIMRAGKPVVCGDPQPPASIAREAARIGANLWQFGQDFSAEHVPQPALVGDVQRQNAAVVVTALQQLADKLPVSPDTIAEGLASVSLMGRMQRILAEPEVILDVAHNPHAATELAAWLKKNPVNGKTFAIFSILADKDVAGVLKIMASAVDEWYVVALSSKRALSQDDLLALMRSNGISQPIHAYPDFQSAWNVMVLSAEKQDRVVAFGSFLVVSAMLEIDVSPHGAGSA
- a CDS encoding SPOR domain-containing protein; this encodes MDNKATTKRMIGAVVLVLVAALLLAWLLKGKNRDGQQDMAMNQSAETKPILGFPGVGGDEQKPTIVGDDPNAATQQTGAGIDVAQQNQNAAGTAQQAGGANLIPGIDVKLPETVPNTTGFEVRPGIGGEVRDLVDTDGKVKDGMGSMGTGNAKANTPETGSKAPVAAQPTAPAETKTSQVTTPSASQKDKPATNTPAPEEKKASSKVVLVNEKPVPRAVSEAGVAQAAAKKAAEEKAAAAKEAAEKAAKLAAEKAAAAKSVALASAGAAAGNAAGGAGSFTIQVLASADKAKADAAAGPLKADGYNVAVSTANVGGKTVYRVNVTGFADRAAAEAAQAKMKSRYKQNSAIQGSFVTSSK